The Paracoccus albus region CTCGACCTGCTGCGCGATCTGGTGACGACAGAGGATATGTCGCTGTTGCTGATCACCCATGATCTGGCGGTCGTTGCTGGCATAGCCGACCATGTCGCGGTCATGAAAGATGGCGTCGTCGTCGAAGAAGGCCCGACCGAGGCATTGTTCCGCGCGCAGGCGCATCCTTATACGCAGGCGCTGTTTGCCGCATCGCGACATGCGCCTGAACGCGTGCCGGTCATGGCAGACGATGCACCGATCCTTTCAGTGCGCGATGCGGTGCGCGAATATGTCCTTCCGCGCCCGTCAGCGTTCGCGCCACACCCGGTGTTGCGTGCGGTGGATGGCGTCAGTTTTGACATTCACGATGGGGAATCGGTGGGGCTGGTGGGTGAATCCGGCTGCGGCAAGTCGACCCTGACGCGCACGATACTTGGCCTCGACCCGCTGCAAAGTGGTGAAATCAGACTGGAAGGTCAGTCGGTCGCAGCGGGTTCCGACATGTCTGCTACGCTGCGCGCCAAGGTTCAGGTGGTCTTTCAGGACCCGTTTGGAAGCTTCGATCCGCGGTGGCGCGTCGACCGGCTGATTGCAGAGCCCTTCTTTCTGACCGGCCATCCGCCCGATTGGCGCGACCGTGTGGGGCAGGCGCTTGAAGATGTCGGGATAGAGCGCAGCGCGTCGCGGCGATACATCCATGAATTCTCCGGGGGGCAGCGCCAGAGGCTGGCAATCGCCCGAGCGCTGATCATCCGGCCGCGTCTTATCGTCCTTGATGAGGCGGTCAGCGCACTTGATGTGCGCGTGCGGGCGCAGGTGCTGGATCTTCTGGCCGATCTGCGGCGCAGGCATGGCATGGCCTATCTGTTCATCAGTCATGATCTGGGTGTGGTTCGTGGGGTGACCGACCGCGTGCTGGTGATGGACAAAGGCAAGATCGTAGAAAAAGGCGAAACCGCCACAGTTATGGACAACCCGCAGCATCCGACAACGCATAAGCTGATGGCAGCGATGCCGCGTATCCCTGAGGAGTGGTCGCAACCGCAGTCTGTTGCGTGAATTTGGTCATTTCCGATAGTCCTTTGTGGCGGGCCATCAAACTTTGAACAGCGCGGGGTTCGCGCGAAGCTTTCCTTCACCGCCGGCCCGCGCTAGGCATCTGCCATGAGCTTGCCCGCATTTTCCCCCGATCAGGCCGAGGCCTGGGATACCCTGTCAGAAGCACTGGAAAGTGCGGGCGTTGATCTGACCGCCGAACAGGTCATCCCGCCGCAGCCGGGCAAGGGCAGGGTGATGGCGGTCATCGGAAAGGCAGGTTCCGGCAAGACCATGATCCTTGCCGCCCTGACGGCCGCGCTGCGCGAGGCTGGCGTTGACGTTATCAGCGGTGACTACGAAGGCAAAAAACGCAAGGATCGCAGAACGGTTGCGGTGCTGGCGCCGACCAATAAGGCGGCTTTCGTGCTGAGAATGCGCGGTGTTCCAGCAACCACCATTCATCGCATTCTCTACACACCTGTTTATGATCCGGAATACGAAAAGATTGCCGACTGGCTGACCGGCTCTGGCGACCGGCCAGCTATCGAAGGTCTGGGTGACGCCGCGCTTGACCGTGCCAAGCAGTTCTACGATCTCCACGCTTCGATCCCCGGCGCGCTTGCTGCGGCTGGGCTGAGGGGGTCTGACTTCATCAAGGGCTGGAAACGGCGAGAGGATGGTCTGGACATCGGGCTGATAGACGAATCCTCGATGCTGGATGAGCGGCAGTTCGAAGACCTGCGCGAGATTTTTCCGGTGCTGATCCTGTTTGGCGATCCGGCACAGTTGGCGCCCGTCGGCCAATCCGGCGAAATGGTATTCGATAGGCTGGCCGCGCCGCAAAAGCTGACGCTCAGCCGCATACACCGTCAGGCGGGTGACAGTCCGATCCTTGATCTCGCCCATGCGCTGTCGGACGAACATCTGGATTTTGCCGGTTTCGAAAACATGGTTCGCGATGCCGCTGCCTCTGACAATCGGGTGGTCTGGGCAGAGCGCGTGGAATCCGACCTGATGGCACGCAGCCCTGTTCTGGTCTGGCGCAATGCCACGCGCATCCGGCTGATCACGGCCTTTCGTGCCGCGCATGGTGCACCGGGCGACCAGTTGCTGGCAGGAGAGCCGCTGATCTGCGACGGCCTTGAACTGCCCCTGAAGCACCGCAACAAGCGTATTGATCTGGAGGCGCGTGGGCTGATCAAGGGCGCACAGGTTATCTATCTTGGGGCTGGCAAGAAGCCCGGCTTTTCGCGGTTGCACGTGATCGGGGCTGAGGATCCGCGCCTTTCGGCAGCCTCAATCGTGAAGATCGAAACGCCGGATGAGGCAGAGCCGTTTATTCCGTTTGCCGCAAGAATGGGGGCAAGCTTTCTGCATGGTGCGGCTGTCACCATCCACAAGGCGCAAGGCTCGCAATGGCCCGATGTGCAGGTCTTCGCGCCAGATATTTCCGCCGCCGCGTGGTCTGGCCGGAACGAGGCGGGGATCCCCCTGTGGAAGCGATTGACCTATGTGGCAATCACCCGCGCCCAGGAGCGGCTGCATTGGGTGACACGGGCAAGGCTGGCGCGGCCTTCTGGTCCGCTGAGCATCAATGACCTTCCGGTTGCCGCGACCTCGCTGGAACTGGTCGCGCCGGAAACGGCAGCAAGTTGACGCTTTCGGGTTGGCCGTTTGCGCTCAGGAAGCGCGCTTGGCTTGCGGGACGCCACTTTCCAGAGATTTGATCCGCATCTCCAACCGCTCGACAAGCGCGGCGCGAGGGATTCCGGTCTCATTTGCAAGGCGAAGCAGCCCGAATTGCACGCGGGCAAGCTCCTGATAGTAGCGCGCGAAGGTGTAGTTAATGCCTGCACCGGCAACGGCGCCCAGAACCGGTACAGCCTGTGCGCCCACTTTGGTCAGCAGTCGCGTGGCGATTTGTGGTGCGAACCGGGTGACCAGCGATTGCAGGGTCCGCCCGCTTATCGCAAGGCGAGCCGCCAGCAGGGCGGTATCAGTCCCGTCATCCTCATCCAGCGGACCGCCAGTCGCGAAAATCCGCAGCGCTTCGGCCCGGATTTCATCGCTGTGCGTGTCGAGGCCATGCTCATCGGCGATTTCAAGGATCGCGCGCAGAAGAATGGTCACGGTCACAGGCAGCTCGACCATGGCGCCGGCAATACCGGCAGCACCACCAATGGCGCCGGCGGCCGTCGTGCCCAGCCGGTTGAACCAGTCGCCCCGGTCGCGCAGAACGCCGCGCGATGCCGATGCAACGCTGAACGTGCGATTGAGCGCCGAGGCAACGGCACCGTCGATGCGTTTGCGCATGAAATCAGGTAAACGCTGGATAAGTTGCTCTCCACCGCCGCCGACACGGTCGAGGATGTCCATCCCCAGTCCTCTTGCATCGACATAGCGCCGTGCCAGACGGTCGATTTCTTTCAGCACCGATTCATCCGTGATCGGTGGCAGGACAATCTGATTGCGTTCAGCCATGCGGCGCGTCCTTTCGCGGCTCTACGTCCCGGCAATTGCCGGTCTGCAGGGGCTCATCATCACGATGCGGGACGTCTGGGTCATTTTCGCGCAGAACCAGGCCCCGTATATCAACCCATGCGCCGGGTTGTAGTTCCAGCCCGAGAACCCTGTCCGGGTTGGTCGGCGGGGGCATCTCGACCTCTTCCAGCTTTTTGAAACCGAACCGCGAATAATAAGGCGCGTCACCGACAAGCATGACCCGTTGCCAGCCATGATCGCGCGCCTTGCCAAGGCTTTCCTGCATCAGCCAGGCGCCAAGGCCCTCGCCCTGTGCGGTCGGGTGTACCGCGATTGGCCCAAGCAAAAGGACCTTTCGTCCGGCGACACGAACCGGCCAATAGCGAATAGCGGCCCTGACGGTGTCGTCGGCACGCAGCAGCAGGCAAAGCGCGCGCACAGGATCCACCCCGTCGCGCAGGCGATAGGATGACAAAGCCGTCCGTCCCGGCGCGAAACACAGATCCATCAGCGTCTCGACCTCGTGCCAATCTTCCGGCCTTTCCTGGCAAAGTTCCACCCAAACCCTCCGTGATGAGCGCACATCCGGCGCGATGCGTAACACGACTTTCGGCAGTTGCAATAATTCGGTGGACGCTGACAGCGCAGGGGGGCAGGATGCGACCGCAATCAGGAGGCGTCATGTTCTACCGACCAGAGGCCGGCCACGGCCTGCCCCACAACCCCTTCAACGCCATCATCGCACCGCGGCCAATCGGCTGGATATCCACGCGTGGCAAGGATGGCGACAACCTTGCACCCTACAGCTTCTTCAATGCGGTCGCCTATTTTCCGCCACAGGTCATGTTCGCCTCGACCACGGCGAAGGAGGACAGGCCGGGGATGAAGGATACGCTGGCCCATATTGCCGAGACCGGAAGCTTTTGCGTGAATATCGCCTCGGGGGCGCTGATTGACCAGATGAATGCCTCAAGCGCCGGTCTGGCAGCCGGGGTAAGCGAGTTCGACGCCTGTGGTATCGAGGCGGCGGAATGCGAAACGATTGATGCGCCGCGCGTCGCGCGCGCCCCCGCCGCGATGGAGTGCCGGTCGACGAAGATCCAACGCCTGCCGGGAGAGGCGAACTGGCTGGTCATCGGTACCGTTACGGGCGTTCACCTTCGTGACGACTGCGTGAAAGACGGGCGGTTCGATCTGCAACAGGACGGCTGGTTGGCCCGGATGGGCTATCGCGACTATGCGAAGGTGCAGGACATATTCGAACTGGAGCGGCCGGAATGACGCAAAAGACGGTCAAAGACTATATCCGCAGCATTTATGATTTCCCGCATGAGGGGATCATCTTTCGGGATGTCACGACGCTGTTTGCCGATGCGCGGGGATTCAGGATGGCAGTCGACCAGATCCTGCATTTTTATGCCGGTCAGAAAATAGACAAGGTGGTCGGGCTGGAGGCGCGCGGCTTCATCCTTGGCGGTGCGGTCGCGCATCAGCTGTCGACGGGTTTCGTGCCGATCCGCAAAAAGGGCAAGCTGCCGGGCACTGTCATCTCGGAGGCCTATGAACTGGAATATGGCGAAGCGGTGATGGAATTGCACGACGACGCGCTGAAAGAAGGCGAGCGGGTTTTGATCGTCGACGACCTTCTGGCGACCGGAGGAACGGCAGAGGCCGGCATCAAGCTTTGCAAGCGTCTGGGTGCTGACGTTATCGGCTGTGCCTTCGTCATCGATCTGCCAGATCTGGGCGGGCGTGACCGGTTGCAGAAGCTCGGTATGCCTGTTCATGTTCTTTGCGCGTTCGAGGGCGCGTGACGTGACCCCGGCGGACAGGCCGGCAGCGGTTGATAAGGCCAATATCCTTGGCAGTGTCTGGATGGTCGCCGCTATGGCGGCCTTCGCGGTTGAAGATGTGTTCATCAAGGCAGCCGCGCGATCTTTGCCCATTGCCGAAGTTATGGTCCTGTTCGGATTGGGCGGTGCGGTGCTGTTTGCAGGCTTTGCCCTCATTTGTGGAGAGCGGCTGATCTCCGCAGCGGTCTGGTCGCCTGTCATGCGCCTGCGGATGCTCTTCGAGATATTCGGAAGGCTATTTTACACGCTCGCCATAGCGCTTACGCCGCTATCCTCGGCGACGGTGATCCTGCAGGCAACGCCTATCGTTGTGGTCGCAGGCGCCGCTGCGGTATTTGGCGAAAAGGTCGGCATCAGGCGTTGGATTGCCATTCTGATCGGCCTTGCAGGCGTTGTCGTCATCATCGGGCCCGGCACGGACAGCTTCAGCCTGCTTTCCATTCTGGCCGTTGTCGGAATGCTGGGTTTTGCTGGCCGCGACCTCGCAAGCCGCGCCGCGCCAGCAGGAGTGAGTACCGCAATCTTGGGCTTTTACGGCTTTTTAGCGATTATCGTGGCCGGTGCAGCCTACTCGTTTTGGGAAGGCGCTGCTTTCCTCTGGCCCGATGGTGTCAGTGTGCTGAACCTTTCCGGGGCGGTATTCGCTGGAATTGCTGCCTATGCCTGCCTGATGAAGGCCATGCGCACTGGCGAAGTCTCTGCCGTTACGCCGTTCCGATACTCGCGGCTGTTATTTGGCGTCGCCTTTGGCGTGCTGCTGTTCGACGAAACGCTCAGCCCGCAGATGGTTCTGGGCTCTGCCCTCATCGTTTGTTCAGGGTTGTTTATCCTTTGGCGGGGACGGCGGGTTCAGAAGTAAGCTGAACAAAATGAAGGGACGGGGATCGGGTATCACCTGTTCCGCGTTTAGTTGCTGCGACAGTCGGCCTCAGCAGCTTTTTAGGGAACATTTGGCTTTTTAGGGAACATTTGGAGAGAAGGAATTTTGATATGCGATCCTTGTTTTTATCATCTGTTGGTGCGGCGTTTATTCTATCGACCGCTGTTCTGTCGGCTCAGGAAGCGGTTGGCGACGGCCGCTCATCAGGTCCGGCAGTTAACTCAACGGTGTTTTACACGCAGGACATCGCGGCCGTGACCTCCATGACAGAGGTGTTCGGCGATGGTCAGCGACTGACCGCAGTCGCTGTCGAATATACGGCGGAGATAGCGAACGACACGCTTTCATCAGAGCAGTTCAGCGTCAGTGATCGAAATATTCTGCGCGTCTATGCCAATGAGCAGGCCGCCATGTCAAATGAGGGCAGTGACGGAAGGTTCGTGATTCTGGAACTGGATCCGGAGGACGAAAGCGCTGTTACCTTCGCTGCTGGGGTTGATGAGCCTGCACAGGCGGTCGTCGCGCAAACCGGACAGGTTGCGACAGTCACTGGCGATATGATCCCCGCAACAGAGACCGCGATCATCAACACCCGTCAGGTCAATCTGATCGTGGATGATTTTCGTCAGTTTCGCTTTACCGACCCGGAAACAGGGCTGATCCTCAACTATAACCTGTTTATTCCGAATGAATACGACGCTGATCAGGAATACCCGTTGGTGCTGTTCATGCATGACGCCGGGGTGACCGGAACCAATCCGCTGCGCACATTGGAGCAGGGATTGGGGGCTGTCTCTTTCGCTAGTCCGAGGGATCAGCGAAAGCATCCTTCCTTCGTGCTGGCGCCGCAATACCCGGTCTCACTGGCAAATGACGCCTCGCAGACGTCTGTTTACGCAGATATGACCGTTCGTTTGATAGAAGCGTTGCAGCAGGAATATTCTGTCGACCCGAACCGGCTTTACACCACCGGCCAATCAGGCGGTTGTATGACCTCGATTGCACTGAATATTAAGTATCCTGATCTGTTTGCGGCCTCGCTGCTGGTGGCGGGGCAATGGGATGTGTCGCAGGTCGCGCCTTTGGCGCAGGACAGGGTTTTCGCGATTGTTTCTCAGGATGATAAGAAGGCGTATCCAGGTATGTCGGCTATCATGGACACGCTTGAAGGGCAGGGCGCTACCGTCACGCGGGCGGTCTGGAACGGTCGTTCGACGCCCGAAGAGTTTACCCAATCGCTGGAAGACCTTCGCGCCGAAAGCCGTGACAGCAACATCTATTTCGTCGCGTTCGAGGAAGGCACTGTGATTCCCGAAGGAGAAAGCGCTGAAGGGGCGGCGGGGCACGTCAATACCTGGCCCATCGCCTATGACATCCCCGGTGTCCGTGACTGGCTGTTCGAGCAGTCGAAATGATCAGGGTCTCACGGAAGATCAATCTTGCCACGCAAGGGCACGTCTGCATGGGATGCGGCGTCATGACGCTCGATCAGGCGGTGAACGGGCGGGTAACCCTCGTCCTGATGCAGTTGTGTTAAGGCTTCGGTCACGACCGTGTCGCTGACGGTCCGACGGCTGTTGTGACGGATATAATCGTCCCAGGTTGCGATGTGATAGCTTTCCGTCCAGTGATCGGGCTTTTCCAGATCGCGCAGCAACACCCATGATCTTGCGCCGTCGCGGCGCCGGCTGTCGCGGCGTTTGACCATCAGTGACAGGAACTCCTTCGTGTCCTTTGGCGCGATGTGATAATCGACCATAATCATGATCGGCCCGGAACGACCGCGCAGGTCCAGCCCCAGTTCCGGTTCGCGGAAGCGGTTGGCGGGTGTCAGGTCCGACTGGCTGAAATCCGGCATGGGCAGCGCGAGGCCGATCAGGCAGGTGATCAGCAACCCGATTCCCGCGCCGATCAACGCCTCATCGACGCCCGATGCCTCGGCCACGGCGCCCCAAAGCCACGCGCCAGCCGCCATGCCGCCGAAAGTCACCGTCTGATAGAGCGCCAGAGCGCGTGCCACCACCCAGCGAGGCGTCGACAATTGCACGGTGACGTTGAAGAGCGACAGGGTCAGCACCCATGCCAGCCCGGCCGGAAACATCGCCAGAGCATGAGCCCACACACTATCTGTCACTCCGACAAGGATTGCCGAGGCGGCGAAGATCGCCGTACTGAACCGGACGACCCATTCATTGTTCATCCGCGCCCGGATGCGCGTGTTGGTCAAAGCACCGATAATCGCGCCCGCGCCGAAGCAGCCAAGCAGCACGCCGAACAGAAAGGATCCGCCCTCTGGGTGGGATTTCGCCACCAAGGGCAGCAATGCCATCAAAGCGGCCGCCGAGAGGCCGAAGGCGGTTGATCGGGTCAGCACGCGCACAAGGTTTGGCGACAATGCGACATAGCGAAGTCCTGCACCTACGGCAGAAACAAATGGTTCACGCGCGATGGTTCGCTGCGGATAATCCGGTCGCCAGCGGCTCATCGCGATCAGCAGAGGGATATAGCTGAACGCATTGACCATGAAGCCCACGGCCGCACCCCATGCCGCAACGATCAGGCCACCCGCCGCAGGCCCGACCGACCGCATCAGGTTAAACCCGACAGAGTTGAGCGTCACGGCCTGCGGCAGATCCTCACGCGGCACCAAATCGCCCATGCTGGCCTGCCAGGGCGGGTTGTAAAGGGCTTGGCCAAGGCCGATCAGAAAGGTGAAAGCAAGCAGGGTCCAGGGCGTGATCGCCCCTGTCCAGGCAACGAAGGCCAGTATCGCTGACATAAGCCCCATGAATGCAATCGCTGCCATCATGATCTGCCGACGGTCGAAAATATCGGCCAAAGCGCCTGAGATCAGCGCAAAAAGCATGATCGGCAATGTGTTGGACGCTTGCACCAAGGCGATGAGAGTCGCGTTGGTCGTCAGCTGCGTCATCAGCCAGGCGGCGCTTACCGCCTGAACCAGACCACCAAAGTTCGAAATGAGTGTCGCTGTCCACAGGGCGCGAAAAGCGGTGTGCCTGAAGGGCGCGAAGGTGGAAGCTTGGGGTGACATTCCGCGCAGTCTGCCCGGAACTGAAAACCCCCGCAAGCGGGTTGCGGGGGTCTTGGGATTTGGAAGCTGAGCTTGCTCAGGTTGCGCGGTTGATCAGCCTCAGCAACAACAGCAGGATGACTGCGCCGATCGTGGCCCAGATGATTTGCATGATGATGTTGCTGGATTCTCCGGCGAGCCCAATTGCGGGGAACAAGAACGACGCAATCAATGCGCCAACGATGCCGACAACGATATTTACCAAGATACCATGACCGTGACCTTTCACGATCTGTCCTGCCAGCCAGCCGGCGATGGCGCCGACGATAATTGCTACGATGATACCCATATGTCCCTTTTCCTTTCAGATGGTCCTGTAGACGAGCGTGTATCAGCAACGCGCAGTTGCGTCGCAGGTTCCAGTATTGTGCGTATGATTAATTTTCTGCAAGCATTGACTTGCGGCCTGTAGCTGCTGCGGTGATACGCTGACATTTCCGTCGCCGAATTCGGCTTGCACGAATGCGATTCGTGCTTCGGAATTGCGCCGGCCCGAGTTGACCCTTATTCGCCGCAGGGATAAACGGGCTATTAGCCCAACCCAAACGAAGCCGGGGCCCGGCTGTCGCATAAGGGAGCCTTAATAGTGGACTATCTGCTGTCCGAATACCTGCCGATCCTGGTGTTCATCGCCATGGCCTCGGCGCTCGCGCTGATTCTGATGGCCGCGGCCGCGGTCGTAGCGGTGCGTAACCCCGACCCTGAAAAGGTCTCGGCCTATGAATGTGGGTTTGAGGCATTCGACGATGCGCGGGCCAAGTTTGACGTCAGATTCTATCTGGTGTCGATCCTGTTCATCATTTTCGACCTTGAAGTGGCCTTCCTGTTCCCTTGGGCTGCCAACTTCTATCACCTTTCAGAGCTCGCCTTCTGGGGAATGATGCTTTTCCTTGGCGTTCTGACCGTGGGCTTTGCCTATGAATGGAAGAAGGGGGCTCTGGAATGGGCGTGATGGTTGGGCAGAATGTTGCGGGCCCCGACCGCGACGCGCAGGTGCGCGAGCTGTCGAATGAGTTGCAGGACAAAGGCTTTCTGCTGACCACGACCGAGGACATCATCAACTGGGCGCGCAACGGCTCGCTTCACTGGATGACCTTCGGGCTTGCCTGCTGCGCGATTGAGATGATGCAGGCTTCCATGCCGCGTTACGATGTCGAACGTTTCGGCACCGCGCCGCGCGCTTCGCCGCGCCAGTCTGACCTGATGATTGTGGCCGGGACGCTGACCAACAAGATGGCCCCTGCGCTGCGCAAGGTTTATGACCAGATGCCAGAACCCCGCTATGTCATCAGCATGGGCAGCTGCGCCAATGGCGGCGGGTATTATCACTATTCCTATTCCGTTGTGCGCGGCTGCGATCGGATCGTCCCGGTTGATATCTATGTGCCGGGTTGCCCGCCCACGGCAGAGGCGTTGCTTTATGGCATCCTGCAGTTGCAGCGGCGCATTCGGCGCACAGGCACGTTGGTGAGGTAAATCATGGCCCTTTATCCTGATACCGACGCGCTGAGCGATCTTGCGGATCTGGTGCAGGTCCGTTTTCCAGATGATGTGGAATCCGCGACCATTGCCTTCGAAGAACTGACCGTCACCGTTGGTCTGTCCGGCCTGCTTCGGTTGATCGAATTCCTGCAATCCGACGCCAATTGCCGGTTCTCGACCTTGATCGACATCACCGCAGTCGATCACCCCGAGCGCCCGGCGCGTTTCGATTTGGTCTATCAGTTCCTGTCGATGTACCGGAACCAACGTATTCGTCTGAAGGTCGCTGTGCGCGAGGATGAGCTTGTGCCGTCAGCTACCGGTATATTCCCCGGTGCAGACTGGTATGAGCGCGAGGTATTCGATCTGTTCGGGATCATGTTCTCGGGCCATCCGGACCTGCGCCGGATCCTGACCGATTACGGCTTCCACGGCTATCCGCTGCGCAAGGATTTCCCGACCACCGGCTATGTCGAGGTTCGCTATGACGAGTCGCTGAAACGCGTTGTTTACGAACCCGTCAAGCTGACGCAGGAATACCGTCAGTTCGATTTCCTGTCCCCGTGGGAGGGCGCGAAATATGTGCTTCCCGGCGACGAAAAGACCGAGGGCTAAGACATGGATGGTGATATTCGCGTCAATACTTATGACGACGGTTCGCGCGACGCGCTCACCGAAGAACAGGCGATCCGCAACTTCAATCTGAACTTCGGTCCTCAGCATCCGGCCGCGCATGGTGTGCTGCGCCTTGTCGTCGAGCTTGACGGTGAGGTTGTCGAGCGCTGCGATCCGCATATCGGGCTGCTGCATCGCGGCACCGAAAAGCTTATGGAATCGCGCACTTACCTGCAAAACCTTCCGTATTTTGACCGTCTGGACTATTCGTCACCGCAAAATCAGGAACATGCCTGGTGCCTCGCCATCGAGAAACTGACCGGGATTGAGGCGACGCCGCGCGCCAAGATTATCCGTGTGCTGTTCTGTGAAATCGGGCGGATTCTGAACCACCTGCTGGGGATTACGACAGGGGCGCTTGATATCGGTGCGCTGACGCCGCCGCTTTGGGGCTTCAAGGCGCGGGAAGAGCTGATGGTCTTCTGCGAGCGTGCTTCCGGCGCCCGTCTTCATATGGCCTATTACCGGCCCGGTGGCGTTCACGCGGACCTGCCGCCCGAACTGATCGACGATATCGAAGCATGGTGTGAGACTTTCCCGGCGCTTGTCGACGATCTCAACACGCTTCTGACCGAAAACCGTATCGTTAAACAGCGACTGGTCGATATCGGCGTCGTCACAGAGGAGGACGCGCTGAACTGGGGATACACCGGGGTGATGGTTCGCGGTTCGGGCCTCGCATGGGACCTGCGCAAATCGCAGCCCTATGACGGGTATGAGGAATATGATTTCCAGATTCCCGTTGGTAAGAACGGCGACTGCTATGACCGTTATCTGGTCCGCATGGCGGAGATGCGCGAATCCGTCAAGATCATGAAGCAGGCCTGCGAAAAGCTGCGCAAAACGCCGGGCGATGTTCTGGCGCGCGGTAAGCTGGCCCCGCCGAAGCGGGCGGCGATGAAAACGGATATGGAAAGCCTGATTCATCACTTCAAGCTGTATACCGAAGGCTTCAAGGTCCCTGCCGGAGAGGTTTATGCCGCGGTGGAAGCGCCTAAGGGCGAGTTTGGCGTCTATCTGGTGTCGGATGGAACGAACAAACCCTATCGGGCCAAGCTGCGTGCGCCGGGCTTTGCGCATCTTCAGTCGATGGACTGGATGGCGACCGGACATATGCTGTCGGACATTCCGGCCTTCATCGCGACGCTTGATATCGTCTTCGGTGAGGTGGACAGATGAGCGGCTTGCGGATGTCCGTTTTGGTTGGGCTGGCCCTGCTTGGGCTTGCCGCCTGTCAGCGTAACCCGGAAATCGGATTGTCAGCCGAGCGCGGCGGTCCGCAGGTTCTGAACCCGCAGCCGGCCCCCCCGGCGCAATAGAGTTTTCCGGCCTGCACCGGGCCGGACCATGGATTGAGATGCGCACATCGTCGGTTGGGCGCGGATCGCAACAGTAAGGAACGGATAGAAGAAGATGCTTCGCCGCCTCAGCCCTCTCCAGCCGGACTCATTCGAGTTTACGCCAGCCAACCTCGAATGGGCGCGGGCGCAGATGACCAAATACCCTGAAGGCCGCCAGCAATCGGCGGTCATTCCGGTGCTGTGGCGGGCGCAGGAACAGGAGGGGTGGCTGACGCGTCCGGCAAT contains the following coding sequences:
- a CDS encoding MFS transporter, producing the protein MSPQASTFAPFRHTAFRALWTATLISNFGGLVQAVSAAWLMTQLTTNATLIALVQASNTLPIMLFALISGALADIFDRRQIMMAAIAFMGLMSAILAFVAWTGAITPWTLLAFTFLIGLGQALYNPPWQASMGDLVPREDLPQAVTLNSVGFNLMRSVGPAAGGLIVAAWGAAVGFMVNAFSYIPLLIAMSRWRPDYPQRTIAREPFVSAVGAGLRYVALSPNLVRVLTRSTAFGLSAAALMALLPLVAKSHPEGGSFLFGVLLGCFGAGAIIGALTNTRIRARMNNEWVVRFSTAIFAASAILVGVTDSVWAHALAMFPAGLAWVLTLSLFNVTVQLSTPRWVVARALALYQTVTFGGMAAGAWLWGAVAEASGVDEALIGAGIGLLITCLIGLALPMPDFSQSDLTPANRFREPELGLDLRGRSGPIMIMVDYHIAPKDTKEFLSLMVKRRDSRRRDGARSWVLLRDLEKPDHWTESYHIATWDDYIRHNSRRTVSDTVVTEALTQLHQDEGYPPVHRLIERHDAASHADVPLRGKIDLP
- a CDS encoding NADH-quinone oxidoreductase subunit D; the protein is MDGDIRVNTYDDGSRDALTEEQAIRNFNLNFGPQHPAAHGVLRLVVELDGEVVERCDPHIGLLHRGTEKLMESRTYLQNLPYFDRLDYSSPQNQEHAWCLAIEKLTGIEATPRAKIIRVLFCEIGRILNHLLGITTGALDIGALTPPLWGFKAREELMVFCERASGARLHMAYYRPGGVHADLPPELIDDIEAWCETFPALVDDLNTLLTENRIVKQRLVDIGVVTEEDALNWGYTGVMVRGSGLAWDLRKSQPYDGYEEYDFQIPVGKNGDCYDRYLVRMAEMRESVKIMKQACEKLRKTPGDVLARGKLAPPKRAAMKTDMESLIHHFKLYTEGFKVPAGEVYAAVEAPKGEFGVYLVSDGTNKPYRAKLRAPGFAHLQSMDWMATGHMLSDIPAFIATLDIVFGEVDR
- the ndhC gene encoding NADH-quinone oxidoreductase subunit A — encoded protein: MDYLLSEYLPILVFIAMASALALILMAAAAVVAVRNPDPEKVSAYECGFEAFDDARAKFDVRFYLVSILFIIFDLEVAFLFPWAANFYHLSELAFWGMMLFLGVLTVGFAYEWKKGALEWA
- a CDS encoding GlsB/YeaQ/YmgE family stress response membrane protein, which codes for MGIIVAIIVGAIAGWLAGQIVKGHGHGILVNIVVGIVGALIASFLFPAIGLAGESSNIIMQIIWATIGAVILLLLLRLINRAT
- a CDS encoding NADH-quinone oxidoreductase subunit C translates to MALYPDTDALSDLADLVQVRFPDDVESATIAFEELTVTVGLSGLLRLIEFLQSDANCRFSTLIDITAVDHPERPARFDLVYQFLSMYRNQRIRLKVAVREDELVPSATGIFPGADWYEREVFDLFGIMFSGHPDLRRILTDYGFHGYPLRKDFPTTGYVEVRYDESLKRVVYEPVKLTQEYRQFDFLSPWEGAKYVLPGDEKTEG
- a CDS encoding NuoB/complex I 20 kDa subunit family protein, with protein sequence MVGQNVAGPDRDAQVRELSNELQDKGFLLTTTEDIINWARNGSLHWMTFGLACCAIEMMQASMPRYDVERFGTAPRASPRQSDLMIVAGTLTNKMAPALRKVYDQMPEPRYVISMGSCANGGGYYHYSYSVVRGCDRIVPVDIYVPGCPPTAEALLYGILQLQRRIRRTGTLVR